Proteins encoded together in one Streptomyces umbrinus window:
- a CDS encoding ABC transporter permease — protein MSAVLQTEAATRELATGYRLSVRRFARNRLAVTGLLVVVLFLLFCFVGPLAYSTDQTHTDLTQVNLAPSGAHWLGTDAVGHDELGRLMFGGKVSLLVGLAAGLLATVIGTLWGAVAGYAGGWVDAVMMRVVDAGIAIPALFILLVVSAITTPDSLGLILILGFVSWLVPSRLVRAETLTLKSRDYVLTLRAIGGTHGRAIFRHILPNSVSTIVVAATFQVADAILLVAYVSYLGLGVQPPSTDWGGMLSAGLTAAYSGRWWLIVPPGLAIILVVCAFNAVGDGLRDAFDVKGRA, from the coding sequence ATGAGTGCCGTACTTCAAACTGAGGCGGCCACACGGGAGTTGGCCACCGGATACCGCCTCTCCGTGCGGCGGTTCGCGCGCAACAGGCTCGCGGTGACAGGGCTGTTGGTGGTCGTCCTCTTCCTGCTCTTCTGCTTCGTGGGCCCGTTGGCGTACTCCACCGACCAGACCCACACCGACCTCACCCAGGTGAACCTCGCGCCGAGCGGTGCGCACTGGCTCGGCACCGACGCGGTCGGGCACGACGAGCTGGGGCGGCTGATGTTCGGCGGGAAGGTGTCGCTGCTCGTCGGGCTCGCGGCCGGTCTCCTCGCGACGGTCATCGGGACGCTGTGGGGCGCGGTCGCCGGGTACGCGGGCGGCTGGGTCGACGCGGTCATGATGCGGGTCGTGGACGCCGGGATCGCCATCCCGGCGCTCTTCATCCTGCTCGTCGTCTCGGCGATCACGACCCCGGACTCGCTCGGGCTGATCCTCATCCTGGGATTCGTGTCCTGGCTCGTCCCGTCCCGGCTCGTACGGGCGGAGACGCTCACCCTGAAGAGCCGCGACTACGTCCTTACGCTCCGCGCGATCGGCGGGACGCACGGCCGGGCGATCTTCCGGCACATCCTGCCGAACTCGGTCTCGACCATCGTGGTCGCGGCGACGTTCCAGGTCGCCGACGCGATCCTGCTCGTCGCGTACGTCTCGTACCTCGGACTCGGTGTCCAGCCGCCCTCGACCGACTGGGGCGGAATGCTGTCGGCCGGGCTGACGGCCGCGTACTCCGGGCGCTGGTGGCTGATCGTGCCGCCGGGCCTCGCGATCATCCTCGTCGTGTGCGCGTTCAACGCGGTCGGGGACGGGCTGCGGGACGCGTTCGACGTGAAGGGGCGGGCATGA
- a CDS encoding dipeptide ABC transporter ATP-binding protein, protein MKGTTSGVGSRGGILEVEDLGVTFSTETGDVPAVRGVSLYVRPGETLALVGESGSGKSTVALAAMGLLPGNARASGRASVDGTDVVGAAETDLVGLRGRTVSMVFQEPATALDPLTRIGAQIAEVVRNHRTVSAREAAGEAVGLLRRVGIPDPEKRASAYPFQLSGGQRQRVVIAMAIANSPSLLIADEPTTALDVTVQAEILDLLRALAADSGTGVLLVTHNMGVVADFADRVAVMLDGEIVETGPVEEVLLRPTHEYTKRLLAAVPRLTVAGVGGAGVPQPPGGMAADGRAAPSGAVAGSAGPGGTAGDGTAGSGTAGGGTSGGGTAPDTAAVRRTSGGTAAPGGTAPGIAAVSEAAVGRAAPQPASAEPGIGAAREAAAAVRGSEAEPPLADARGVTAVGDGAAGAKAVSSGAVPRPAHARPAVPQVTVSRPSASRPAVTRPVAPASAHRTPETDADPDTLAGTPADAPVVELHGVSVRFGRGPRAVQALHDVSLTVRPGETLGLVGESGSGKSTAARVALGLVAPSSGSVSLFGADLRRARGRARRALLSGVGVVLQDPVASLDARMSVAECVAEPLRVHRRGMAAAERRERVAEVLERVRLPRELAGRGPRELSGGQRQRVSLARALVLDPRLLVADEPTSALDVSVQQTVLDVIAELQDELGFACLFVSHDLAVVQQFARRVVVMRAGRVEEEGATATTLTHPETDYTRRLIAAVPVPDPVLQRVRRTERQAALAAAGTEGGA, encoded by the coding sequence ATGAAGGGCACGACGAGCGGTGTGGGCAGTAGGGGCGGCATCCTGGAGGTCGAGGACCTCGGGGTGACCTTCTCCACGGAGACGGGTGACGTGCCCGCCGTGCGCGGGGTGTCGCTGTACGTACGGCCCGGGGAGACGCTGGCGCTGGTCGGCGAGTCCGGGTCCGGCAAGTCGACGGTCGCGCTCGCCGCGATGGGGCTGCTGCCGGGGAACGCGCGGGCGTCGGGCCGGGCCTCGGTCGACGGCACGGACGTCGTCGGCGCCGCCGAGACCGACCTCGTGGGTTTGCGGGGGCGCACGGTGTCGATGGTGTTCCAGGAGCCCGCGACCGCCCTCGATCCGCTGACCCGGATCGGGGCACAGATCGCGGAGGTCGTACGGAACCATCGGACGGTCTCCGCCCGCGAAGCCGCCGGAGAGGCGGTCGGACTGCTGCGCCGGGTCGGTATCCCGGATCCGGAGAAGCGGGCGTCCGCGTACCCCTTCCAACTTTCCGGCGGACAGCGGCAGCGGGTCGTCATCGCCATGGCGATCGCGAACTCCCCGAGCCTCCTGATCGCCGACGAGCCGACCACCGCGCTCGACGTCACCGTCCAGGCCGAGATCCTCGACCTGCTCCGGGCACTCGCGGCGGACTCCGGCACCGGCGTCCTGCTCGTCACCCACAACATGGGCGTCGTCGCGGACTTCGCGGACCGGGTCGCGGTGATGCTGGACGGGGAGATCGTGGAGACCGGCCCGGTGGAGGAGGTCCTGCTGCGGCCGACGCACGAGTACACGAAGCGGTTGCTGGCGGCTGTGCCTCGGTTGACTGTCGCGGGGGTGGGCGGCGCGGGCGTGCCGCAGCCGCCCGGCGGCATGGCGGCGGACGGTCGAGCGGCGCCCAGCGGGGCTGTGGCCGGCAGCGCGGGGCCTGGCGGGACAGCGGGCGACGGGACGGCGGGCAGCGGGACGGCGGGCGGGGGCACCTCCGGCGGCGGGACGGCACCCGACACCGCGGCCGTCAGGCGCACATCGGGCGGCACCGCGGCGCCCGGCGGGACGGCGCCTGGCATCGCAGCGGTCAGTGAGGCGGCGGTCGGCAGGGCCGCACCGCAACCGGCCTCCGCCGAACCGGGGATCGGCGCGGCGCGGGAGGCTGCCGCCGCTGTGCGCGGCAGCGAGGCCGAGCCGCCGCTCGCCGACGCCCGAGGCGTCACCGCGGTCGGCGACGGCGCGGCAGGTGCCAAAGCGGTCAGCAGCGGCGCGGTGCCCCGGCCCGCGCACGCTCGGCCCGCAGTCCCCCAGGTCACAGTTTCCCGGCCCTCGGCCTCCCGGCCTGCAGTCACCCGGCCCGTAGCCCCCGCGTCCGCCCACCGCACCCCAGAAACCGACGCCGACCCCGACACCCTCGCCGGAACCCCCGCCGACGCCCCGGTCGTCGAACTGCACGGCGTCTCCGTACGGTTCGGGCGTGGGCCGCGGGCCGTGCAGGCGCTGCACGACGTATCGCTGACCGTGCGGCCCGGGGAAACCCTCGGGCTCGTCGGGGAGTCCGGGTCCGGCAAGTCGACGGCGGCCCGGGTCGCGCTCGGACTGGTGGCGCCCTCCTCCGGGTCGGTGTCGCTGTTCGGTGCCGATCTTCGAAGGGCCCGGGGACGCGCGCGCCGGGCCCTGCTCTCCGGGGTCGGTGTGGTGCTGCAGGACCCGGTGGCCTCGCTGGACGCGCGGATGAGCGTGGCGGAGTGTGTCGCCGAGCCGTTGCGGGTGCACCGCCGCGGGATGGCGGCGGCCGAGCGCCGGGAGCGGGTCGCGGAGGTGCTCGAACGCGTGCGGCTGCCCAGGGAGTTGGCGGGCCGCGGGCCGCGCGAGCTGTCCGGCGGGCAGCGACAGCGGGTGAGTCTCGCCCGGGCGCTGGTCCTCGACCCCCGGCTGCTGGTCGCCGACGAGCCGACCAGCGCGCTCGACGTCAGCGTGCAGCAGACCGTCCTCGACGTGATCGCCGAACTCCAGGACGAGCTCGGCTTCGCCTGCCTCTTCGTCTCCCACGACCTCGCGGTCGTCCAGCAGTTCGCGCGGCGCGTCGTCGTCATGCGGGCGGGCCGGGTCGAGGAGGAGGGCGCCACCGCGACCACCCTCACCCACCCGGAGACCGACTACACCCGCCGGCTCATCGCCGCCGTGCCCGTACCCGACCCGGTGCTCCAACGTGTGCGCCGTACCGAACGACAGGCCGCGCTCGCCGCCGCCGGAACGGAGGGCGGGGCGTGA
- a CDS encoding ROK family protein, translating to MFAGVDIGGTTTQVVLCTPELDVVDSHEVPTPAAEGGTAMVGAALDALGLLLARAPARLRAVGVGAAGLVDARAGRVLVASDSFHAWAGFEVTATMEAALGVPVFLDNDVNAFLRGEVARGAVAGERHVLGMTLGTGVGGALWLDGALYEGPNGAAGETGHIPGFGDLPCTCGGRGHLETLASGRSIAARYGERTGLDRSARAVAEAAGRGDPDALAVYEAAGAAVARAILITAGMLDVTTFVIGGGVGGAWTLLEPSIRAALTAEPPVSGHPLRVVRAGLGTAAVAVGAASRARTESREPLTPLRPLSEGTNSATFKSG from the coding sequence GTGTTCGCCGGTGTCGACATCGGCGGCACGACCACGCAGGTCGTGCTCTGCACACCCGAACTCGACGTCGTGGACAGCCACGAGGTGCCCACCCCGGCCGCGGAGGGCGGCACGGCGATGGTCGGCGCCGCGCTCGACGCCCTGGGCCTGCTCCTGGCGCGCGCACCGGCCCGGCTGCGCGCCGTCGGGGTGGGCGCGGCGGGTCTGGTCGACGCCCGCGCCGGACGCGTCCTCGTGGCCAGCGACTCCTTCCACGCCTGGGCCGGCTTCGAGGTGACGGCGACCATGGAGGCCGCGCTCGGCGTTCCGGTCTTCCTCGACAACGACGTCAACGCGTTCCTGCGCGGCGAGGTGGCCCGGGGCGCCGTCGCGGGCGAGCGGCACGTCCTCGGCATGACGCTCGGCACGGGGGTCGGCGGCGCGCTGTGGCTGGACGGGGCGCTGTACGAGGGACCGAACGGCGCGGCGGGCGAGACGGGCCACATCCCGGGCTTCGGGGACCTCCCGTGCACCTGCGGCGGCCGCGGCCATCTGGAGACCCTGGCCTCCGGCCGGTCCATCGCCGCGCGGTACGGCGAACGGACCGGGCTCGACCGCAGCGCCCGCGCCGTCGCCGAGGCGGCGGGCCGCGGCGACCCGGACGCGCTCGCCGTGTACGAGGCCGCCGGCGCCGCGGTCGCCCGAGCGATCCTGATCACCGCGGGCATGCTGGACGTCACGACCTTCGTGATCGGCGGCGGGGTCGGCGGCGCCTGGACGCTCCTGGAGCCGTCGATCCGGGCCGCGCTCACCGCCGAACCTCCCGTCAGCGGCCATCCGCTCCGGGTCGTACGGGCCGGGCTCGGCACCGCGGCCGTGGCGGTCGGGGCCGCCTCCCGCGCCCGTACGGAATCCAGGGAACCGCTCACTCCGCTCCGGCCCCTCTCCGAAGGCACCAACTCGGCCACTTTCAAGAGTGGTTGA
- a CDS encoding substrate-binding domain-containing protein, with translation MNTTPSGPVPAGSARGTAVAAAVAAVCLLASGCSGSGGSDAGSDADAAGKASAGGIKVALITHGAPDDAFWELVKKGAQAAAAKDGIDLTYESNPDSKGQADLVRDAVADRVDGIALTLAKPEAMRSAVAAARAAGIPVVGLNSGIDAWKSGGLLQYFGQNESVAGQAVGDKLDALRAKHALCVIHERGNVAVEARCAGVKKTFAGRTEMHYVDGTDMDAVTDSVAAALRQDRTIDEVVMNGAEFALAAVKSVKEAGSKAEVATFDLNKDLVKAVQSGDVQFAVDQQPYLQGYLAVDAFWLYRTNGNFSGGGEEPVLTGPAFVTKQNVAAVSKFATNGTR, from the coding sequence ATGAACACGACTCCCTCAGGTCCCGTCCCCGCAGGATCCGCACGCGGCACCGCTGTGGCCGCCGCCGTCGCGGCCGTCTGTCTGCTCGCGTCCGGCTGTTCCGGTTCCGGAGGTTCGGACGCGGGCTCGGACGCCGACGCGGCGGGCAAGGCGAGCGCAGGCGGGATCAAGGTCGCCCTGATCACCCACGGCGCCCCCGACGACGCCTTCTGGGAGCTGGTGAAAAAGGGCGCGCAGGCGGCCGCCGCCAAGGACGGCATCGACCTGACGTACGAGAGCAACCCCGACTCCAAGGGCCAGGCCGACCTGGTGCGGGACGCGGTCGCCGACCGGGTCGACGGCATAGCCCTGACCCTGGCCAAGCCGGAGGCCATGAGGAGCGCGGTCGCCGCGGCCAGGGCGGCCGGCATCCCCGTGGTCGGCCTCAACTCCGGTATCGACGCCTGGAAGTCCGGCGGCCTGCTGCAGTACTTCGGCCAGAACGAGAGCGTCGCGGGCCAGGCGGTCGGCGACAAGCTGGACGCCCTGCGCGCCAAACACGCCCTGTGCGTCATCCACGAGCGGGGCAACGTCGCCGTGGAGGCCCGCTGCGCCGGGGTGAAGAAGACGTTCGCCGGCCGGACCGAGATGCACTACGTGGACGGCACCGACATGGACGCGGTGACCGACTCCGTCGCGGCCGCCCTGCGACAGGACCGGACCATCGACGAAGTCGTCATGAACGGCGCGGAATTCGCGCTCGCGGCGGTGAAGTCGGTGAAGGAGGCGGGCAGCAAGGCCGAGGTCGCCACCTTCGACCTCAACAAGGACCTGGTGAAGGCCGTGCAGAGCGGGGACGTGCAGTTCGCCGTGGACCAACAGCCCTATCTGCAGGGCTACCTCGCCGTGGACGCGTTCTGGCTGTACAGGACCAACGGCAACTTCAGCGGCGGCGGCGAGGAGCCCGTGCTCACCGGACCGGCCTTCGTCACCAAGCAGAACGTCGCCGCGGTCTCGAAGTTCGCGACCAACGGAACGCGGTGA
- a CDS encoding sensor histidine kinase, producing MSPRTGSRRRLGSIRLSLILLALVPSVTLAAMWGVTTIQMFSEGLRLRDQTELSKSTGAMGTEATLALQRERSLSAVLLARPGSSRTALDEQRARTDKAVATLVGQSDAIQKAPERISDRMYSVIASVGSLEYYRGQVDNPTDITPDQALDQYTSIIDDQIHAFQELSQVDDGELTSQAGPLVALEHSAELVSQEDAQLHLAWPSGKLDEKAWNHYVQLVNTKRWLVEDQLVPSLRGSVKAQTERILQGPEWKALEGVEDQVVAARAKGLTDGRKITLPDAQKRWSPAFDKLGDQYTALIRQETAALLERSDDRAEDLLIKAAALSTGGFVALLVCVLMSWRITRSLSRRLRGLRIATLSLAEERLPDVVARLNRGEKVDVESATPPLDYGRDELGQVAQAFNAAQRTAVHTAVELADTRRGFQKVILGIARQSQNLVNLQLTKLDALERQHQDPDILKGLYELDSTASQLRRYEENLVIISGEQPRRSWTEPVALIDILRSAVGEVAEYQRVEVNTDEEVFLTPPAVADVIHLLAELIDNATAYSPAPSPVGVRAGMVAKGLAVEIEDRGLGMSDEDYASFNTQLAVSPQFDVVALADDLRLGMFVIARLATRHGITVTLRSSPYGGTTAIVLIPHEIVVREPLEFEPPSADAENANGALPAAREQGGEPAGEPVAEPVGVAAKGSADRQTHERSREAQPVARTRTPQAAETRVAAGAARSGSAAAGSGGIAPLPRRVPQTSLAAELREDAPPVASAEADDPFADFTAERAASSLSGFQRGTLQARDNDTDTAYDQGEEPAPEGASVTSTPPADRS from the coding sequence ATGTCTCCACGGACAGGCTCCCGCCGCCGTCTCGGCTCCATACGTCTCTCACTGATCCTGCTGGCTCTGGTTCCCAGCGTCACCCTCGCCGCCATGTGGGGCGTGACGACGATCCAGATGTTCTCGGAGGGGCTGCGGCTGCGGGACCAGACGGAGCTCAGCAAGTCGACCGGGGCCATGGGCACCGAGGCGACGCTCGCGCTGCAGCGGGAGCGCAGTCTGTCGGCCGTACTGCTGGCCAGGCCCGGCAGTTCGCGTACCGCCCTGGACGAGCAGCGGGCCCGTACCGACAAGGCGGTCGCGACCCTCGTCGGCCAGTCCGACGCGATCCAGAAGGCCCCCGAGCGGATCAGCGACCGGATGTACTCGGTCATCGCGTCGGTGGGCAGCCTGGAGTACTACCGGGGCCAGGTGGACAACCCCACCGACATCACTCCCGACCAGGCGCTGGACCAGTACACCTCGATCATCGACGACCAGATCCACGCCTTCCAGGAGCTCTCCCAGGTCGACGACGGCGAACTCACCTCGCAGGCCGGCCCGCTCGTCGCCCTGGAGCACTCGGCCGAGCTGGTCTCCCAGGAGGACGCCCAGCTGCACCTGGCCTGGCCGTCCGGGAAGCTCGACGAGAAGGCGTGGAACCACTACGTCCAGCTGGTCAACACCAAGCGCTGGCTCGTCGAGGACCAGTTGGTGCCCTCGCTGCGCGGCTCGGTGAAGGCGCAGACCGAGCGGATCCTCCAGGGCCCGGAGTGGAAGGCCCTGGAGGGTGTCGAGGACCAGGTCGTCGCGGCCCGGGCGAAGGGCCTCACGGACGGCCGGAAGATCACCCTGCCGGACGCGCAGAAGCGGTGGAGCCCCGCGTTCGACAAACTCGGGGACCAGTACACCGCCCTGATCCGCCAGGAGACGGCGGCGCTGCTGGAACGCAGTGACGACAGGGCCGAGGACCTGCTGATCAAGGCGGCCGCGCTGAGCACCGGCGGCTTCGTCGCCCTGCTGGTGTGCGTCCTGATGTCCTGGCGGATCACCCGCTCCCTCTCCCGGCGGCTGCGCGGACTGCGTATCGCCACCCTCAGCCTGGCCGAGGAGCGGCTGCCCGACGTGGTGGCACGGCTCAACCGCGGCGAGAAGGTCGACGTGGAGTCGGCCACGCCCCCGCTGGACTACGGCCGGGACGAACTCGGGCAGGTGGCCCAGGCGTTCAACGCCGCGCAGCGCACGGCGGTCCACACGGCGGTCGAACTCGCCGACACCAGGCGCGGCTTCCAGAAGGTCATCCTGGGCATCGCCCGGCAGAGCCAGAACCTGGTCAACCTCCAGCTCACCAAGCTCGACGCGCTGGAGCGGCAGCACCAGGACCCGGACATCCTCAAGGGCCTGTACGAACTGGACTCCACCGCGAGCCAGTTGCGCCGCTACGAGGAGAACCTCGTCATCATCAGCGGCGAGCAGCCGCGGCGCAGCTGGACCGAACCGGTCGCGCTGATCGACATCCTGCGCAGCGCCGTCGGTGAGGTCGCCGAGTACCAGCGGGTGGAGGTGAACACCGACGAGGAGGTGTTCCTGACCCCTCCGGCGGTGGCGGACGTCATCCACCTGCTGGCCGAACTCATCGACAACGCGACCGCGTACTCCCCCGCGCCCAGCCCGGTCGGGGTGCGGGCCGGAATGGTCGCCAAGGGGCTGGCCGTCGAGATCGAGGACCGCGGTCTCGGCATGTCCGACGAGGACTACGCCTCGTTCAACACCCAGTTGGCGGTGTCCCCGCAGTTCGACGTGGTGGCGCTCGCCGACGACCTGCGGCTCGGCATGTTCGTGATCGCCCGGCTCGCCACCCGGCACGGCATCACCGTCACACTGCGGTCCTCGCCGTACGGGGGCACCACCGCGATCGTGCTGATCCCGCACGAGATCGTGGTGCGCGAGCCCCTCGAATTCGAACCACCCTCCGCGGACGCGGAGAACGCGAACGGGGCCCTGCCGGCCGCCCGGGAGCAGGGCGGGGAACCGGCCGGTGAGCCGGTCGCGGAGCCGGTGGGCGTCGCCGCGAAGGGTTCGGCGGACCGGCAGACCCACGAGCGCTCGCGGGAGGCGCAGCCCGTCGCCCGGACGCGGACGCCCCAGGCGGCCGAGACACGGGTCGCCGCCGGTGCGGCCCGCTCCGGTTCGGCCGCGGCGGGTTCCGGCGGCATCGCCCCGCTGCCGCGCCGGGTGCCGCAGACCAGCCTGGCCGCCGAGTTGCGGGAGGACGCGCCGCCGGTCGCGTCCGCCGAGGCCGACGACCCCTTCGCCGACTTCACCGCGGAGCGCGCGGCCTCCTCCCTCTCCGGTTTCCAGCGCGGAACGCTCCAGGCGCGTGACAACGACACGGATACGGCGTACGACCAAGGGGAAGAACCAGCACCCGAAGGCGCATCCGTCACCTCGACTCCGCCCGCAGACCGCTCATGA
- a CDS encoding roadblock/LC7 domain-containing protein: MTRPIPATHSQLDQLLTGLVDRVAEVNHAVVLSEDGLVVSRSTGFLRDDAERLAATASGLMSLSKGVSMDFRGGPVRQALIEMANSYLILSTAGPGAHLAVLTSQGADVGVVAYQMNMLVKKIGEHLSAAPRAGVAVIDNGE; encoded by the coding sequence ATGACACGCCCCATCCCCGCCACGCACAGCCAGCTCGACCAGCTGCTCACCGGACTGGTGGACCGGGTCGCCGAGGTGAACCACGCCGTCGTGCTCTCCGAGGACGGACTGGTCGTCAGCAGGTCCACGGGGTTCCTACGTGATGACGCCGAGCGTCTTGCGGCGACCGCGTCCGGGCTGATGAGCCTCAGCAAGGGCGTCAGCATGGACTTCCGCGGCGGACCCGTGCGGCAGGCGCTCATCGAGATGGCCAACAGTTACCTGATACTCAGCACGGCCGGGCCGGGCGCCCATCTGGCCGTGCTCACCAGCCAGGGTGCGGATGTGGGAGTGGTCGCGTACCAGATGAACATGCTGGTGAAGAAGATCGGCGAGCACCTCAGCGCGGCACCGCGGGCGGGCGTCGCCGTCATCGACAACGGCGAGTGA
- a CDS encoding DUF742 domain-containing protein → MNGGDAGGRLVRPFTLTGGRTRPSRTDFTLITSVTTVDPPPDRAARPQPEHARILRLCAKPVVVAELAAQLDLPVSVVCIMLCDLLEAGRIVAHAPRQISRTSDMDLLQKVRDGLGRL, encoded by the coding sequence GTGAACGGAGGCGACGCGGGCGGCCGTCTGGTGCGGCCGTTCACGCTGACCGGCGGCCGTACCCGGCCCAGCCGCACCGACTTCACCCTCATCACGTCGGTCACCACGGTGGACCCGCCGCCCGACCGGGCCGCGCGGCCGCAGCCCGAGCACGCCCGGATCCTGCGACTGTGCGCGAAGCCGGTCGTGGTCGCGGAGCTCGCCGCCCAGCTCGACCTGCCGGTCAGCGTGGTGTGCATCATGCTCTGCGACCTGCTGGAGGCGGGCCGGATCGTCGCCCACGCCCCACGCCAGATCTCCCGAACCTCGGACATGGACCTGCTGCAGAAAGTGAGGGACGGCCTTGGCCGGCTCTGA
- a CDS encoding GTP-binding protein — MAGSDPVIQGTSAPDTVKILIAGGFGVGKTTMVGAVSEIVPLRTEEPLTSAGLGVDDLNGIPEKHATTVALDFGRITLSQELVLYLFGTPGQQRFWFMWNDLAIGALGAVVLVDVRRPESSFAAIDFFERRDIPFVVGVNGFHGEHPYAADEIRDALALPEHTHVLLCDARDRESCRDVLIALIDQLIATSAQSNGSGRPSGRV, encoded by the coding sequence TTGGCCGGCTCTGACCCCGTCATCCAGGGGACCTCAGCACCCGACACGGTCAAGATCCTGATCGCCGGGGGATTCGGCGTCGGCAAGACCACCATGGTCGGCGCGGTCAGCGAGATCGTGCCGCTGCGCACCGAGGAACCGCTGACCTCGGCCGGCCTGGGCGTCGACGACCTCAACGGCATCCCGGAGAAGCACGCCACGACGGTGGCCCTGGACTTCGGCCGGATCACGCTCAGCCAGGAACTCGTGCTGTATCTCTTCGGCACGCCGGGGCAGCAGCGGTTCTGGTTCATGTGGAACGACCTGGCCATCGGTGCCCTGGGCGCCGTCGTCCTCGTCGACGTCCGCCGCCCGGAGTCCAGCTTCGCCGCCATCGACTTCTTCGAGCGGCGCGACATCCCGTTCGTCGTCGGCGTCAACGGCTTCCACGGCGAGCATCCGTACGCCGCGGACGAGATCCGGGACGCCCTGGCCCTGCCGGAACACACCCACGTACTGCTCTGCGACGCCCGCGACCGGGAGTCGTGCCGGGACGTATTGATAGCGCTGATAGACCAGTTGATAGCCACGTCGGCGCAGAGCAACGGAAGCGGACGGCCCAGCGGGCGGGTGTGA
- a CDS encoding lysylphosphatidylglycerol synthase transmembrane domain-containing protein, whose amino-acid sequence MSLLPLDTTVPRALPTPSPSPSAAPSPSRSRFSVAARLTRWTLSLLPLLLIGAWAVLDRHAVRDGAARLASADPWWLLAAALFTCLGWVAAACVRQGAIPDRLPPGLLLASQVAAGTANHVLPASIGAHAVTLRFLQGRGIPLARATASLALYSLVKPIAKTLVLLVFMVAFPELLHLGELVPDERTMLLVAGAVTLGFGSAALLVTTVRPLRRPALDCVRTALTDVRVLHTRPARILALWGGSAATPLLQGSVIATVGFSLGLPLSWAQVILALLLASTAVGAVPAPGGIGPVDAALVFTMVAFGAPVGIAAATVIGYRVLTVWVPLLPGALVLSILVHRKVL is encoded by the coding sequence GTGTCCCTGCTGCCGCTCGACACCACCGTCCCCCGGGCGCTCCCCACGCCCTCCCCGTCCCCGTCCGCTGCACCTTCCCCTTCCCGTTCCCGCTTCTCCGTCGCCGCGCGCCTGACCCGCTGGACGCTGAGCCTGCTCCCGCTCCTCCTCATCGGGGCGTGGGCGGTGCTCGACCGGCATGCCGTCCGTGACGGCGCCGCCCGGCTGGCCTCCGCCGATCCCTGGTGGCTGCTGGCAGCGGCCCTGTTCACCTGCCTGGGCTGGGTGGCCGCCGCGTGTGTGCGGCAGGGCGCCATACCTGACCGGCTGCCGCCGGGACTCCTGCTGGCCTCCCAGGTCGCCGCGGGTACCGCGAACCACGTACTCCCGGCGAGCATCGGCGCCCACGCCGTCACCCTGCGCTTCCTGCAGGGCCGCGGCATCCCCCTGGCCAGGGCCACCGCCTCGCTCGCCCTGTACTCACTGGTCAAGCCGATCGCGAAGACGCTGGTGCTGCTGGTCTTCATGGTGGCCTTCCCGGAGTTGCTGCACCTCGGTGAACTCGTCCCGGACGAACGGACCATGCTCCTGGTCGCCGGTGCCGTGACCCTCGGGTTCGGCTCGGCCGCGCTGCTGGTGACCACCGTACGTCCGCTGCGCCGCCCGGCCCTCGACTGCGTACGCACCGCGCTGACCGACGTCCGGGTGCTGCACACCAGGCCGGCCCGGATCCTCGCCCTCTGGGGCGGTTCGGCCGCGACCCCGCTGCTCCAGGGGAGCGTGATCGCCACGGTCGGGTTCTCGCTCGGGCTGCCGCTGTCCTGGGCGCAGGTGATCCTCGCGCTGCTCCTCGCCAGCACGGCCGTCGGAGCCGTGCCCGCGCCGGGCGGCATCGGGCCGGTCGACGCGGCACTGGTGTTCACGATGGTCGCGTTCGGCGCACCGGTCGGCATCGCCGCGGCGACCGTCATCGGCTACCGCGTCCTGACGGTCTGGGTACCCCTGCTGCCGGGCGCGCTGGTCCTGTCGATCCTGGTCCACCGCAAGGTGCTGTGA
- a CDS encoding RpiB/LacA/LacB family sugar-phosphate isomerase → MRISVSSDMDEPVARALLEELRGRGHEVLAYGALSPGDDPQWAVCSETAARQVAAGDADQAVVCCWTGTGASIAANKVPGVRAALCTDAYTAQGARRWNDANVLALSLRLTSEPLLKEILDAWFAAEASEDAEDRGNVAHVGRLDLGRGES, encoded by the coding sequence ATGCGGATCTCCGTCTCCTCCGACATGGACGAACCCGTCGCCCGTGCCCTGCTCGAAGAGTTGCGCGGGCGTGGTCACGAGGTGCTGGCGTACGGGGCGTTGAGTCCCGGGGACGATCCGCAGTGGGCGGTGTGTTCGGAGACGGCGGCCCGTCAGGTCGCCGCCGGGGACGCGGACCAGGCGGTCGTGTGCTGCTGGACCGGTACCGGCGCGTCGATCGCCGCGAACAAGGTGCCCGGGGTGCGGGCCGCGCTGTGCACGGACGCGTACACCGCCCAGGGCGCACGGCGGTGGAACGACGCCAATGTGCTGGCGCTCAGTCTGCGCCTGACGTCCGAGCCGCTGCTCAAGGAGATCCTCGACGCGTGGTTCGCCGCGGAGGCCAGTGAGGACGCCGAGGACCGGGGGAACGTGGCCCACGTCGGGCGGCTCGATCTCGGAAGAGGCGAGTCGTAA